A genomic segment from Flavobacterium sp. 9R encodes:
- a CDS encoding TIGR00266 family protein: MIAHEIDYHIYGEEMQYVEIELDPQEIVIAEAGSFMMMDNGIQMETIFGDGSQEQTGLFGKLLSAGKRVLTGESLFMTAFINQNYNKSKVSFASPYPGKIIPIDLKQFRGKFICQKNAFLCAAKGVAVGIEFSKKLGTGLFGGEGFIMQKLEGDGMAFVHSGGTLAKKELQPGEILKVDTGCIVGFTQDVDYDIEFIGGIKNSLFGGEGLFYATLRGPGTVYIQSLPFSRLADRIIASAPRAGGSSREEGSLLGGLGNLLDGDNRF; this comes from the coding sequence ATGATAGCACACGAAATAGACTACCATATTTATGGTGAAGAAATGCAATATGTAGAAATAGAACTCGACCCACAAGAAATTGTCATTGCCGAGGCGGGAAGTTTTATGATGATGGACAATGGCATCCAAATGGAAACCATTTTCGGAGACGGTTCACAGGAACAAACGGGTTTGTTTGGCAAACTACTAAGCGCAGGAAAAAGAGTTTTAACAGGAGAAAGCCTGTTCATGACGGCATTTATCAATCAAAATTACAACAAAAGCAAAGTCTCCTTTGCCTCGCCCTATCCCGGAAAAATCATTCCCATTGATTTGAAACAATTTCGCGGAAAATTCATTTGCCAAAAGAATGCTTTCCTTTGTGCTGCCAAAGGCGTAGCCGTGGGTATTGAATTCTCCAAAAAATTAGGCACAGGACTTTTTGGCGGCGAGGGTTTCATCATGCAAAAACTAGAAGGCGACGGAATGGCTTTTGTACATTCAGGCGGAACTTTAGCCAAAAAAGAATTACAACCTGGCGAAATCCTAAAAGTTGACACCGGCTGTATCGTTGGTTTCACTCAAGATGTCGATTATGATATCGAGTTCATTGGCGGCATCAAAAACTCTCTTTTCGGTGGAGAAGGCTTGTTTTACGCGACTTTACGTGGTCCTGGAACAGTGTACATTCAGTCGCTTCCGTTCTCCAGATTGGCCGATCGCATCATTGCTTCAGCCCCAAGAGCTGGCGGAAGTAGCCGTGAAGAAGGTAGCCTTTTGGGCGGACTCGGCAATCTTTTAGACGGCGATAACCGCTTTTAA
- a CDS encoding aminopeptidase P family protein yields the protein MKYHQINSGLFVKNREKFTAQMKPKSVAVFNSNDIYPVSADSTLPFAQHRDIFYLSGVDQEESILLLFPDAPYEHLKEILFLRETNEHIAIWEGEKLTKERAFQVSGIKTVFWLQDFDKTLKEIMMYAEVMYINTNEHYRSAVETETREDRFIKKWKAQYPAHTVAKSNPILQRIRSIKETEEIDLIQQACNITEKGFRRLLSFVKPNVMEYEVEAELIHEFIRNRSKGFAYTPIIASGNNANVLHYIENNQQCKAGDLLLLDVAAEYANYSSDLTRTIPVSGRYSERQKAVYNAVLRVKNEATKMLTPGTLWKQYHVEVGKIMTSELLGLGLIDKADVQNENPDWPAYKKYFMHGTSHHMGLDTHDYGLLHEPMEANMVFTVEPGIYIPAEGFGIRIEDDVVIQKSGEPFNLMRNIPIEVDEIESLMNA from the coding sequence ATGAAATATCATCAAATAAACAGTGGCCTTTTTGTAAAAAATAGAGAAAAATTCACTGCTCAAATGAAACCGAAAAGCGTTGCAGTTTTTAATTCAAACGACATATATCCTGTTTCTGCCGATAGCACTTTACCATTTGCGCAACATAGAGATATTTTCTATTTATCCGGTGTAGATCAAGAAGAAAGCATTTTGTTATTGTTCCCAGATGCGCCTTACGAACACTTGAAAGAAATCCTTTTCTTGAGAGAAACCAATGAGCACATTGCGATTTGGGAAGGAGAAAAACTAACCAAAGAACGTGCGTTTCAGGTATCAGGAATCAAAACAGTTTTCTGGCTACAAGATTTTGACAAAACCTTGAAAGAAATTATGATGTATGCCGAAGTGATGTACATCAACACCAACGAACACTATCGTTCAGCCGTAGAAACAGAAACTCGCGAAGACCGTTTTATCAAAAAATGGAAAGCACAATATCCTGCACATACGGTAGCCAAAAGCAACCCAATTTTGCAACGCATTCGCTCCATAAAAGAAACCGAAGAAATCGATTTAATCCAACAAGCGTGCAACATTACCGAGAAAGGGTTCCGTCGTTTGCTTTCTTTTGTGAAACCCAACGTGATGGAATATGAGGTAGAAGCCGAATTGATTCACGAGTTCATTCGCAACCGTTCTAAAGGTTTTGCCTACACACCCATTATCGCTTCAGGAAATAATGCCAATGTATTGCATTACATCGAAAACAACCAACAATGCAAAGCGGGCGATTTATTGTTGCTAGATGTAGCGGCGGAATACGCCAATTATTCAAGCGACTTAACCCGTACCATACCAGTTTCTGGTCGCTATTCAGAAAGACAAAAAGCGGTGTACAACGCAGTACTTCGAGTAAAAAACGAAGCAACAAAAATGCTTACGCCAGGTACACTTTGGAAACAATATCACGTAGAAGTGGGCAAAATTATGACTTCCGAATTATTAGGTTTAGGTCTGATTGACAAAGCCGACGTTCAAAACGAAAATCCTGATTGGCCAGCTTACAAAAAATATTTTATGCACGGAACTTCTCACCATATGGGACTCGACACACACGATTATGGATTGCTCCACGAACCGATGGAAGCCAATATGGTGTTCACCGTAGAACCTGGAATTTATATTCCTGCCGAAGGTTTCGGTATCCGAATTGAAGACGACGTGGTGATTCAAAAATCAGGTGAACCATTCAATTTGATGCGCAACATACCGATAGAAGTAGACGAAATCGAAAGTTTAATGAACGCTTAA
- a CDS encoding alpha/beta fold hydrolase, translated as MKTLHYKNTSIAFTDTGKGTAIVLLHGFLENQSMWSALVPVLSQKYRVITIDLLGHGQTEPMGYLQTMEDNADAVHEVLSSLRLRKAVFIGHSMGGYVALAYAELYPESVKGLVLLNSTAKEDSPERKTNRDRAIKAVKKDYETFIRLSIANLFSEDNRNRLNDRIEKVKIEALQTPLQGIVASLEGMKIRKDREILLHTTTFPKVVILGKKDPVLNYEETVTQIQGTTVELVTFPDGHMSHIENESDLTTELLSFLKKI; from the coding sequence TTGAAAACCCTTCACTACAAAAACACCTCTATCGCATTCACCGACACGGGAAAAGGAACCGCTATTGTTTTATTGCACGGCTTCCTAGAAAACCAATCGATGTGGAGTGCTTTAGTACCCGTTTTGAGTCAAAAATACCGCGTCATCACCATCGATTTGTTAGGTCACGGCCAAACCGAACCTATGGGTTACCTCCAAACTATGGAAGACAATGCCGATGCGGTACACGAAGTGCTTTCTAGTTTGCGTCTGCGAAAAGCGGTTTTCATCGGACATTCAATGGGCGGTTACGTAGCTTTAGCATATGCCGAGTTGTATCCTGAAAGCGTCAAAGGATTGGTGTTACTCAACTCCACCGCCAAAGAAGACAGTCCCGAACGCAAAACCAACCGAGACCGCGCCATTAAAGCAGTAAAAAAAGATTACGAAACCTTTATTCGTCTTTCTATCGCCAACTTATTCAGCGAAGACAACCGCAATCGTTTAAACGACCGCATCGAAAAAGTAAAAATCGAAGCTTTACAAACACCCTTGCAAGGCATCGTCGCCTCTCTCGAAGGAATGAAAATCCGTAAAGACCGTGAAATCTTGCTCCACACTACTACTTTTCCTAAAGTAGTAATCCTAGGAAAAAAAGATCCTGTTTTGAACTACGAAGAAACCGTCACTCAAATCCAAGGGACTACCGTTGAGTTGGTAACTTTCCCAGACGGCCATATGAGCCACATCGAAAATGAATCCGATTTGACTACAGAATTGTTATCTTTTTTGAAGAAAATTTAA
- a CDS encoding PD-(D/E)XK nuclease family protein, which yields MTNATFLDQIATQLISNYSEDFSNTIVILPNKRAKIFLIEALKKQITRTVFCPEITSIEDFVQEVSGIRSIDSIALLFEFYEVYLSITSKQNQQSFELFANWAKMLLQDFNEIDRYLLDPNHVLSYLKDIEDIKKWGIAVEDKTQLLENYIDFWKLLPHYYQSLYHYLLEKKTGYQGLIYREAVSNLPVFSKEIGSKFYVFAGFNALNAAEEKIIQHLIANGKATIFWDADQTFLNDPYHDAGLFLRRFKESWKHYKSHPFECIQDDFSKSKNIHIIGTPKTIGQAKIVGSLIEKTIAEQEAQHLDKVAVVLGEEDLLVPLLYSLPASVGALNITMGYSSKNNPAQLLVAKLFKMHTNALKRNPSQYVFYYKDVLDILTHPLVESFANANHLVRIIKENNYTFITLKKILELQNQTNSLFDLLFQKWDSGSMAVLDVISSLLLLLRNNLSNDNEEEKLTKAFVFSIFTVINKLKSYYAQHLHIDQIPTLFAIYKQIIDLAEVSFEGEPLNGLQIMGVLESRVLDFDTVIVTSMNEGKFPAGKSMNSFIPYDVKRELGLPTFKEKDAIYTYHFYHLLQRAKNVYLIYNTENEGLDGGEKSRFITQLEVEQRPNHTLTHEIYNATVPDSAYLPMSVEKSPLVMERLKEIAEKGFSPSALTSYIRNPIDFYFKKIVRIRDTEEVEETIALNTLGTIIHKTLEELYTPFIDKFISEQDIEQAIQKIDSEVLKQFKLVYKEGEISKGRNLLAFEVAKRNVFNFLKSELQSIKAGDAVKILALEATFERVLEHPSFPFPVKIAGNVDRIEVRNGTIRIIDYKTGKVEKGNVTLKAWNGLVDDIKNDKIIQILAYAFMYETLAKEQPMQAGIISFKNSKAGFLPFTLKEDKTEESTINTAILTAYLEQLVGLLQEILDPVIPFKEKA from the coding sequence ATGACAAACGCTACTTTTCTAGATCAAATTGCGACTCAATTAATCTCTAATTATTCGGAAGATTTTTCGAATACTATAGTGATTCTTCCCAACAAAAGGGCTAAAATATTTTTAATTGAAGCCTTAAAAAAACAAATTACACGAACGGTATTTTGTCCAGAGATAACTAGTATTGAAGATTTTGTACAAGAGGTCTCAGGGATTCGCTCAATAGATTCTATAGCCTTATTGTTTGAGTTTTATGAAGTGTATTTGTCAATTACTTCCAAACAGAACCAACAATCTTTTGAGTTATTTGCCAACTGGGCGAAAATGTTATTGCAGGATTTTAATGAAATCGATCGCTATTTGTTGGATCCCAATCACGTTTTGTCTTATTTAAAAGATATAGAAGATATTAAAAAATGGGGAATAGCTGTTGAGGATAAAACGCAATTACTTGAAAACTATATTGATTTTTGGAAGCTTTTACCTCATTATTACCAATCGCTGTATCACTATTTATTAGAAAAAAAGACTGGGTACCAAGGCTTGATTTATAGAGAAGCGGTTTCTAATCTCCCTGTATTTTCAAAAGAAATTGGTTCTAAATTTTATGTATTCGCAGGGTTTAATGCTTTAAATGCTGCCGAAGAAAAAATCATTCAGCATTTAATAGCTAATGGTAAAGCCACTATTTTTTGGGATGCTGATCAAACATTTTTGAATGATCCTTATCACGATGCTGGATTATTTCTTAGAAGATTTAAAGAAAGTTGGAAGCACTACAAATCCCACCCTTTTGAATGTATACAGGATGATTTCTCTAAGTCTAAAAACATTCATATAATCGGTACTCCAAAAACCATTGGACAAGCCAAAATTGTGGGTAGCCTTATTGAAAAGACCATTGCTGAACAAGAGGCACAGCATCTCGATAAAGTTGCGGTTGTTTTAGGTGAGGAAGACCTTTTAGTGCCGTTGTTATATTCTCTTCCTGCTTCGGTTGGTGCGTTAAATATTACTATGGGGTATTCGAGTAAAAATAACCCAGCGCAATTGTTAGTGGCGAAATTGTTTAAAATGCATACCAATGCTTTGAAAAGGAATCCCTCTCAATATGTGTTTTATTATAAAGATGTACTCGATATTCTTACGCACCCATTAGTAGAATCTTTTGCTAATGCGAATCACTTGGTTCGGATTATAAAAGAGAATAATTACACTTTTATTACACTTAAGAAAATATTAGAACTCCAAAACCAAACGAATTCATTATTCGATTTGTTGTTTCAAAAATGGGACAGTGGTTCTATGGCAGTTTTAGATGTTATTTCTAGTTTGTTGTTGCTCTTACGCAACAATTTGAGTAACGATAATGAAGAAGAGAAATTAACCAAAGCTTTTGTGTTTTCAATCTTTACGGTGATTAACAAGTTGAAGAGTTATTATGCTCAACACTTGCATATTGATCAAATACCGACTCTTTTTGCTATTTACAAACAGATAATTGATTTGGCTGAGGTTTCCTTTGAAGGAGAGCCGTTGAATGGTTTGCAAATTATGGGAGTTTTGGAAAGTAGGGTGTTGGATTTTGATACCGTCATTGTGACTTCAATGAACGAAGGGAAATTTCCTGCGGGTAAGTCTATGAATTCTTTTATTCCTTATGATGTCAAAAGAGAATTGGGATTGCCCACTTTTAAAGAAAAAGATGCGATTTATACCTATCACTTTTATCATTTATTGCAACGTGCCAAAAATGTTTATTTGATTTACAATACCGAAAATGAAGGATTAGATGGTGGTGAGAAAAGCCGTTTCATCACACAACTCGAAGTGGAGCAACGTCCGAATCATACACTTACTCACGAGATTTACAATGCCACTGTTCCTGATTCGGCTTACTTGCCGATGAGTGTTGAAAAGTCGCCATTGGTTATGGAGCGTTTGAAAGAAATAGCTGAGAAAGGGTTTTCGCCTTCGGCGTTGACTAGTTACATTCGAAATCCTATCGATTTTTATTTCAAAAAAATAGTGCGTATTCGTGATACAGAAGAAGTCGAAGAGACTATTGCTTTGAATACTTTAGGTACAATCATTCATAAAACTTTGGAGGAATTGTATACGCCTTTTATCGACAAGTTCATTTCGGAACAAGATATCGAACAGGCTATTCAAAAAATTGATTCCGAGGTGTTGAAACAATTTAAATTGGTGTATAAAGAAGGCGAAATTTCCAAAGGACGAAATTTATTAGCTTTTGAAGTAGCCAAGCGCAATGTATTTAATTTCTTAAAATCGGAATTGCAATCCATAAAAGCGGGTGATGCTGTTAAAATTTTGGCTTTGGAAGCGACTTTTGAGCGTGTTTTGGAGCATCCGAGTTTTCCTTTTCCAGTGAAAATTGCAGGTAATGTTGACCGAATTGAAGTCCGAAACGGTACTATTCGAATTATAGATTATAAAACTGGTAAAGTTGAAAAAGGCAATGTTACCTTAAAAGCTTGGAATGGTTTAGTGGATGATATTAAAAACGACAAAATCATTCAAATTTTGGCGTATGCATTTATGTATGAAACCCTAGCCAAAGAACAACCGATGCAAGCGGGTATTATCTCTTTTAAAAATAGTAAAGCTGGATTTTTGCCTTTTACTTTAAAAGAAGATAAAACAGAAGAATCCACTATTAATACAGCTATTTTGACCGCTTACTTGGAGCAATTAGTTGGCTTATTGCAAGAAATTTTAGATCCTGTAATTCCATTTAAGGAGAAGGCTTAA
- the kbl gene encoding glycine C-acetyltransferase, whose translation MYGKIQEYLQNELQTIEANGLFKKERIITSAQGAEITVNGETVLNFCANNYLGLSSHPEVIQAAKDTLDSHGFGMSSVRFICGTQDIHKTLEKKIADFYGTEDTILYAAAFDANGGVFEPLLGEQDCIISDSLNHASIIDGVRLCKAARYRYENSNMEDLEQQLIKATEAGTRFKLIVTDGVFSMDGLVAPLDKICDLADKYDAMVMVDECHAAGFIGATGKGTLEAKGVMGRIDIITGTLGKALGGAMGGYTTAKKEIIEILRQRSRPYLFSNSLAPAIVGASIKVFELLEKDTSLRDQLEWNTNYFKQGMLIAGFDIIDGDSAIVPVMLYDAKLAQTMANELLKNGVYVIGFFFPVVPKEKARIRVQLSAGHTKAHLDRALSAFEKVGKQLKVI comes from the coding sequence ATGTACGGTAAGATACAAGAATATTTGCAAAACGAATTGCAAACCATCGAAGCGAATGGCCTTTTTAAAAAAGAAAGAATCATTACTTCAGCTCAAGGGGCAGAAATTACAGTGAATGGTGAAACCGTACTTAATTTTTGTGCCAATAATTATTTAGGACTTTCTTCGCATCCGGAAGTAATACAGGCGGCAAAAGACACCTTGGATTCTCACGGCTTCGGAATGTCATCCGTTCGTTTTATTTGTGGGACACAGGATATTCACAAAACCTTAGAAAAAAAGATTGCTGATTTTTATGGTACTGAAGATACTATATTGTATGCAGCAGCTTTTGATGCTAATGGAGGTGTTTTTGAACCTTTATTAGGAGAGCAAGACTGTATCATTTCAGATAGTTTGAACCACGCTTCTATAATAGATGGCGTGCGTTTGTGTAAAGCGGCTCGCTATCGTTATGAAAATAGCAATATGGAAGATTTGGAGCAACAACTAATTAAAGCTACTGAAGCAGGTACACGTTTTAAATTGATTGTTACTGATGGTGTTTTCTCTATGGATGGACTTGTAGCGCCCTTAGATAAAATTTGCGACTTAGCCGATAAATACGACGCAATGGTAATGGTTGATGAATGTCACGCGGCTGGTTTTATTGGAGCTACAGGAAAAGGTACATTGGAAGCTAAAGGAGTAATGGGACGTATAGATATAATTACAGGTACCCTTGGGAAAGCTTTAGGAGGAGCTATGGGTGGCTATACTACAGCTAAAAAAGAGATTATTGAAATTTTGCGTCAACGTTCTAGACCTTATTTGTTTTCAAATTCATTGGCTCCAGCTATAGTTGGGGCATCAATTAAGGTATTCGAGTTGTTAGAAAAAGACACGTCTCTTAGAGATCAATTAGAGTGGAATACCAACTATTTCAAACAAGGAATGCTTATAGCTGGATTTGACATTATTGATGGGGATTCTGCTATTGTGCCAGTAATGTTATACGATGCGAAGTTGGCACAAACAATGGCCAATGAGTTGTTAAAAAACGGAGTTTATGTTATAGGTTTCTTTTTTCCTGTAGTGCCAAAAGAGAAGGCTAGAATCAGAGTGCAGTTGTCTGCCGGTCATACTAAAGCGCACTTAGATAGGGCGTTGAGTGCTTTTGAAAAAGTGGGAAAACAATTAAAAGTTATATAA
- a CDS encoding OmpA family protein codes for MKHLNKLLVAVLMAAGLSSQAQDSNNPWAITIGANAVDSRSSASRDGLNWFDQHFSQPFAVKDNWNILPSVSYLNVSRYIGSGFTFGVSGSVNKIDKYVNFNPAAANADSRGLTVTNPGDLMFYGIDATAKYSFMDLIGTKWFDPSLQAGGGYTFLGKDSFGHVNLGVGLTFWFTENVGLALSSGYRMALPNDERNDAAGLPEKPSLVQHTAGIVFKFGGKDTDGDGIYDKDDACPEVAGLKQFNGCPDTDGDGIVDGSDACPDVAGLAAFNGCPDTDGDGIADKDDACPDVAGPASTRGCPDADGDGVADKDDKCPTVPGPKDNQGCPVILDADKDGIVDAEDACPLVPGPKENKGCPYVTKETLERVKLEARSVFFVTGKAELQTADKGETSQRLDAIKEILKDYPNAKWSIEGHTDNVGKKAANQKLSEARAKAVMDALIARGIKAENLTSKGFGDTKPAATNKTPKGRAENRRTEIIYVGGADVDIIK; via the coding sequence ATGAAACATCTTAACAAACTTTTAGTTGCTGTATTGATGGCTGCGGGTTTATCTTCGCAAGCACAGGACAGCAACAATCCATGGGCAATAACCATTGGAGCAAATGCAGTTGACTCAAGATCAAGTGCGTCAAGAGACGGCCTTAACTGGTTTGACCAACACTTTTCTCAACCATTCGCAGTAAAAGATAACTGGAACATTCTTCCATCAGTATCTTACCTTAATGTATCAAGATACATTGGAAGTGGTTTTACATTCGGAGTGTCTGGATCTGTGAACAAAATTGACAAATATGTTAATTTCAACCCAGCTGCTGCTAATGCTGATAGTAGAGGATTGACTGTTACAAATCCTGGAGATTTAATGTTTTACGGAATCGATGCTACTGCAAAATACAGTTTCATGGATTTAATTGGTACAAAATGGTTTGACCCAAGCTTACAAGCTGGTGGAGGTTATACTTTCTTAGGAAAAGATAGTTTCGGTCACGTTAACTTAGGAGTTGGATTAACTTTTTGGTTTACTGAAAATGTTGGTTTAGCATTATCTTCTGGATACAGAATGGCATTGCCTAATGACGAAAGAAATGATGCTGCTGGTTTACCAGAAAAACCATCTTTAGTACAACACACTGCTGGTATCGTATTCAAATTTGGAGGTAAAGATACTGACGGAGACGGAATCTACGATAAAGATGATGCTTGTCCAGAAGTTGCTGGTTTAAAACAATTCAACGGATGTCCTGATACAGACGGTGACGGAATCGTTGACGGAAGTGATGCTTGTCCAGATGTTGCTGGTTTAGCTGCTTTCAACGGATGTCCTGATACTGACGGAGACGGAATCGCTGATAAAGATGATGCTTGTCCAGATGTTGCTGGTCCTGCTTCAACTAGAGGTTGTCCAGATGCTGACGGTGACGGTGTTGCTGATAAAGATGACAAATGTCCAACTGTACCAGGTCCAAAAGATAACCAAGGTTGTCCAGTTATCTTAGATGCGGATAAAGATGGTATCGTAGATGCTGAAGATGCTTGTCCATTAGTGCCTGGTCCTAAAGAAAATAAAGGTTGTCCTTATGTAACCAAAGAAACTTTAGAGAGAGTTAAATTGGAAGCTAGATCAGTATTCTTCGTGACTGGTAAAGCTGAATTACAAACAGCTGATAAAGGTGAAACTTCTCAAAGATTAGATGCAATTAAAGAAATCTTGAAAGATTATCCTAATGCAAAATGGTCTATCGAAGGACATACTGATAATGTTGGTAAAAAAGCGGCTAACCAAAAACTTTCTGAGGCAAGAGCTAAAGCAGTTATGGATGCATTGATCGCAAGAGGTATAAAAGCTGAGAACTTAACTTCTAAAGGTTTTGGTGATACTAAACCTGCAGCTACAAACAAAACACCAAAAGGTAGAGCTGAAAACAGAAGAACTGAAATCATTTATGTTGGAGGTGCTGATGTTGATATCATAAAATAA
- a CDS encoding AbiH family protein, with the protein MSKILITGNGFDLFHHLPTKYHHFISIMKTIENQNYDRMLLFEDIFGKSFKVDFPNDFNLIVENYNTDEIIFDFNKVNELSNLLNVNPWYKYFKNVLEVDTWIDFEIEIEVVLNQLSIFNKYDDKSIIRSNRFRDPLMKETDFDLFDLIKHQASSCFTINEKYINNRKGSIDVKGILADLISSFEEFILIFNRYLKDVVGNFYDATKSKVNLPFHLLDHIYTFNYTPTLERLYNIATLKITYLHGKLGEDTTQNLVLGVSELPEQIKNSRIFDFTKYYQKVKKNSNLKFIDLSKVAKSNLSQTVFYIMGHSLDESDKEYIFDLFEYLKLDKQKWSKICVFCYSEQDKESKLRNLFNIIDKDIILEMNKTGRLYFSSLTNENISKELEKELRVYKITFG; encoded by the coding sequence ATGAGTAAAATTTTAATTACAGGAAATGGATTTGATTTGTTTCATCATTTACCTACAAAATACCATCATTTTATTTCAATAATGAAAACTATTGAAAACCAAAATTATGATAGGATGTTGCTCTTTGAAGATATATTTGGAAAATCCTTTAAAGTTGATTTTCCAAATGATTTTAATTTAATTGTTGAAAATTATAATACTGATGAAATTATATTTGATTTTAATAAAGTTAATGAATTAAGCAATTTATTGAATGTTAATCCTTGGTATAAGTATTTTAAAAATGTTTTAGAAGTTGACACTTGGATTGATTTTGAAATTGAAATTGAGGTCGTTTTAAATCAATTATCTATTTTTAATAAGTATGATGATAAAAGTATAATAAGAAGCAATAGATTCAGAGACCCTCTGATGAAAGAAACAGATTTTGATTTATTTGATTTAATTAAACATCAGGCAAGTAGCTGTTTCACTATAAATGAAAAGTATATTAATAATAGAAAAGGTTCTATTGATGTAAAAGGGATACTTGCAGATTTGATTTCATCTTTTGAAGAATTTATTTTAATTTTTAACCGTTACCTTAAAGATGTTGTTGGAAATTTTTATGACGCTACAAAAAGTAAAGTAAATCTTCCTTTTCATTTGTTAGATCATATCTATACATTTAATTATACTCCCACTTTAGAGAGATTATACAATATTGCAACCTTAAAAATTACTTATCTACATGGCAAATTAGGAGAAGATACTACCCAAAATTTAGTTCTCGGAGTAAGTGAACTGCCTGAACAAATAAAAAACAGTAGAATTTTTGACTTTACTAAATACTATCAAAAAGTAAAGAAAAACTCTAATCTAAAATTTATTGATTTATCAAAAGTTGCTAAAAGCAATTTGAGTCAAACAGTCTTCTACATTATGGGGCATTCTTTAGATGAATCGGATAAGGAATATATATTTGATTTATTTGAGTATTTGAAACTTGATAAGCAAAAATGGTCAAAGATTTGTGTTTTTTGTTATAGTGAACAAGATAAAGAAAGTAAACTAAGGAATTTATTCAATATAATAGACAAGGATATTATTCTTGAAATGAATAAAACAGGTAGGCTATATTTTAGTTCGCTGACAAATGAAAATATTTCTAAAGAACTTGAAAAAGAACTTAGAGTTTATAAAATTACTTTTGGGTAA